The proteins below come from a single Kryptolebias marmoratus isolate JLee-2015 linkage group LG12, ASM164957v2, whole genome shotgun sequence genomic window:
- the hoxb8a gene encoding LOW QUALITY PROTEIN: homeobox protein Hox-B8a (The sequence of the model RefSeq protein was modified relative to this genomic sequence to represent the inferred CDS: deleted 1 base in 1 codon) gives MSSYFVNSLFSKYKSGDSLRPNYYECGFAQDLAGSRPTVVYGPGSGATFQHAPQIQDFYHHGASSLPSNPYQQSPCAVTCHGEPGNFYGYDALQRQTLFGAQDADLVQYSDCKLGGATGLGGEDTDGTEQSPSPTQLFPWMRPQGEETGNSGRDFRYVWFQNRRMKWKKENNKDKFPSSKSEQEAVERERREKELGESGGGSGGGSGEGGGGVGAVGSQGPVSDDCCEKTHKQV, from the exons atgAGTTCTTATTTCGTGAACTCGCTCTTCTCCAAATATAAAAGCGGGGATTCGTTACGTCCGAACTACTACGAGTGCGGTTTTGCACAGGACCTGGCAGGCAGCCGGCCCACCGTGGTGTACGGCCCGGGCTCCGGCGCCACCTTCCAGCACGCGCCGCAGATCCAGGACTTTTATCACCACGGCGCCTCCTCGCTTCCCAGCAACCCCTACCAGCAGAGCCCCTGCGCGGTCACATGCCACGGCGAGCCGGGCAACTTTTACGGATACGACGCCTTGCAGCGACAGACGCTCTTTGGAGCCCAGGACGCGGACCTGGTCCAGTACAGTGATTGTAAGCTGGGGGGCGCGACGGGACTCGGCGGCGAGGACACGGACGGGACCGAGCAGAGCCCCTCGCCGACTCAGCTCTTCCCTTGGATGAGGCCACAAGGTGAGGAGACGGGGAACAGTGGGCGCGATTTTAGATATG tctggttccagaaccgcaGGATGAAGTGGAAGAAGGAGAACAACAAGGACAAGTTCCCCAGCAGCAAGAGCGAGCAGGAGGCGGTGGAGCGGGAGAGGCGG GAGAAGGAGCTGGGGGAGTCCGGCGGGGGGAGCGGTGGAGGTAGCGGGGAAGGGGGCGGAGGAGTCGGCGCTGTGGGGTCACAGGGCCCAGTGAGTGATGACTGCTGCGAGAAAACCCATAAACAAGTGTag